In the genome of Hydractinia symbiolongicarpus strain clone_291-10 chromosome 5, HSymV2.1, whole genome shotgun sequence, one region contains:
- the LOC130645686 gene encoding uncharacterized protein LOC130645686: MALLSVKVFYVENKSTKEIRKFSVDGDVYENFEYLMAKIRQVFPDLLRKDLELFWKDDEEDYISISSNEELIQAIHALPERASCLKLFVKVKQLDQEKTNINEKHPGVVCDECNLEIKGIRYKCLACFDYDICSSCEAKGLHPDEHELLCIKKPRSSSSYFVMRPGFPGGAFRGRGGPGGCRGGPFGQQGGAFKGRGGAFGGRGGPFCGRGGPFGGQGRPSGRCGGSCGRQGGACNGKRPFGGEGKPWFGHGHWGCHGMGMFGNGADGHCFESADSNENKDSFKGNPCWGPDCKSQFEEILKNLATMFGFDPEVAFSQFNSIFKNCEEEHDNEKGNDESQQQFEKVLAHIAQSFGLDVEVLKQTAQSMLSNWFPVQENNECPQNDDNKETNSGEEKKTEETSGNEDVMETEVEHTTEEASGDAESQEMPLPQKSEDFIVVESKPAKENKPAEGSLTENQKYELRLGKAIRQMEAMGFDNDGGWLRQLLVSKDLSIGRVLDALNPSM; encoded by the exons ATGGCTCTTTTATCTGTAAAAGTTTTTTACGTAGAGAATAAGTCAACGAAAGAAATTCGAAAGTTCAGTGTTGATGGAGACGTTTATGAGAATTTTGAATATCTTATGGCAAAAATTCGACAAGTATTTCCTGATTTACTGAGAAAAGACTTAGAATTATTCTGGAAAG atgatgaagaagactatatctctatttcttcaaatgAGGAGTTAATACAAGCCATTCATGCTCTACCTGAAAGGGCATCTTGCCTGAAGCTCTTTGTCAAAG taAAGCAACTTgaccaagaaaaaacaaatataaatgaaAAACACCCTGGTGTAGTATGTGACGAATGTAATTTAGAAATTAAGGGCATTAGATACAAATGCTTAGCTTGTTTTGATTATGACATTTGCTCTTCCTGTGAAGCTAAAGGTCTACATCCTGATGAGCACGAATTGTTATGCATAAAGAAGCCAAGGTCATCTTCATCCTACTTTGTTATGAGACCTGGTTTTCCAGGAGGTGCATTCAGAGGCAGAGGTGGACCTGGTGGCTGTAGGGGAGGACCATTTGGTCAACAAGGAGGAGCTTTCAAGGGGCGAGGAGGTGCTTTTGGTGGACGAGGTGGGCCATTTTGTGGACGAGGAGGGCCATTTGGCGGACAAGGAAGGCCAAGTGGCAGATGTGGAGGATCATGTGGCAGGCAAGGGGGAGCttgtaatggaaaacgaccatTTGGTGGGGAAGGAAAACCGTGGTTTGGACATGGACACTGGGGTTGCCATGGAATGGGTATGTTTGGTAATGGTGCAGATGGGCACTGCTTTGAAAGTGCTGATtcaaatgaaaataaagattCATTTAAAGGTAATCCTTGTTGGGGACCAGACTGCAAAAGTCAGTTTGAGGAAATACTTAAAAATTTGGCTACCATGTTTGGTTTTGATCCAGAAGTTGCATTCAGTCAGTTTAACTCCATCTTTAAAAACTGTGAAGAGGAACATGACAATGAAAAAGGAAATGATGAATCTCAACAGCAATTTGAGAAGGTCCTTGCTCACATTGCCCAAAGTTTTGGATTAGACGTTGAAGTTTTAAAGCAAACAGCACAATCAATGTTGTCAAATTGGTTTCCAGTGCAAGAAAACAATGAATGTCCACAGAATGAtgacaacaaagaaacaaatagtggcgaagaaaagaaaacagaagAGACATCTGGCAATGAAGACGTGATGGAGACGGAAGTGGAACACACAACTGAGGAGGCCAGTGGTGATGCCGAATCTCAGGAAATG CCCTTACCACAAAAGTCTGAAGACTTTATTGTCGTGGAAAGTAAGCCAGCTAAGGAAAACAAGCCAGCTGAGGGAAGCTTAACAGAAAATCAAAAGTACGAACTGAGACTGGGAAAAGCAATTCGTCAAATGGAAGCCATGGGGTTTGACAATGATGGTGGATGGTTACGTCAGCTGTTGGTTTCTAAGGATCTCAGCATCGGAAGAGTTCTGGATGCTTTAAATCCATCTATGTAA